The following proteins are encoded in a genomic region of Methylovorus glucosotrophus:
- the bioC gene encoding malonyl-ACP O-methyltransferase BioC — translation MTTDAYLIDKARVRRSFDRAAGTYDAAALLQREVRERMLERLDLVKLAPQAVLDAGCGTGHASAALSARYRQSQVISLDIAMGMLKKTMAARSLVQRLFGFDRRHAVCADIERLPLAAASIDLVWSNMAIQWCNDLDQAFGEIQRVLKPEGLLMFSTLGPDTLKELRAATRQDDTHVTVSRFIDMHDIGDALVRAGFNAPVLDVEYFELTYDDVMGVMRDLKAIGAHNAAEGRHRGLQGRGFLQQVQARYESFRRDGKLPATYEVIYGHAWKPQARVALPDGLSPVQFRPRASSST, via the coding sequence ATGACCACCGACGCTTATCTGATAGACAAAGCCCGTGTGCGCCGCTCGTTTGACCGCGCCGCGGGCACCTATGATGCGGCGGCCCTGCTGCAACGCGAAGTGCGCGAGCGCATGCTGGAACGGCTGGATCTGGTTAAGCTCGCCCCGCAGGCTGTGCTGGATGCAGGCTGTGGCACGGGGCACGCCAGTGCGGCCTTATCTGCGCGTTACCGCCAGAGCCAGGTGATCTCGCTGGACATTGCCATGGGCATGCTTAAAAAAACCATGGCGGCGCGCTCGCTGGTGCAGCGGCTGTTTGGCTTTGACCGGCGTCATGCGGTGTGTGCGGATATTGAGCGCCTGCCCCTGGCCGCCGCCAGCATCGACCTGGTGTGGTCCAATATGGCGATTCAATGGTGCAATGATCTTGATCAGGCGTTTGGCGAGATACAGCGCGTGTTGAAGCCGGAAGGGCTACTGATGTTCAGCACGCTGGGGCCGGACACCCTGAAAGAACTGCGCGCAGCGACACGCCAGGACGACACCCATGTCACCGTCAGCCGCTTCATCGATATGCATGATATTGGCGATGCCCTGGTGCGGGCGGGTTTTAATGCGCCGGTGCTGGATGTGGAGTATTTCGAGCTGACCTATGATGACGTCATGGGCGTGATGCGCGACCTCAAGGCCATAGGCGCTCATAATGCTGCCGAAGGTCGCCACCGCGGCTTGCAGGGGCGGGGCTTCCTGCAGCAGGTGCAGGCACGCTATGAATCTTTCCGGCGCGATGGCAAGCTGCCTGCCACCTATGAGGTAATCTACGGCCATGCCTGGAAACCCCAGGCCCGAGTGGCGCTGCCAGATGG